A DNA window from Caretta caretta isolate rCarCar2 chromosome 7, rCarCar1.hap1, whole genome shotgun sequence contains the following coding sequences:
- the NAALADL1 gene encoding aminopeptidase NAALADL1: MSWLKILGVVIVGALLLTVGILLGHFAIPKAGNGQGMPNWVQTVGRDLNESLLQSFMDQVESGKIRENLKTLASQPHMATTKGDEELVKLLLSRWQDPQIGLDSTSEDVYGAFLSFPDPQRPNSVAVGVWASEGWIFSTRRSEKEVTADQAHADVVQPYAAYAPPGNPRGRLVYANQGKRSDYQELVNLGINLNGTIAITRYGGADRAAKAVNGAEFGVAGVVVYTDPADINDGRASEEETYPNSWYLPPSGVERGSYNGYFGDLLTPYYPAKEFTYRIKESEIQGIPPIPTQPIGFEDAQTLICNLSGPVAPASWQGSLGCSYPVGPGFRTGGLFPNTSDVQVNVYNQRVIKNSSNVMGFIRGSEEPDRYVLYGNHRDSWVHGAIDPSSGTAVMLEITRVLGKMLKEGKWRPRRSIIFGSWGAEEFGLIGSTEYTEEFYSKLRDRSVAYINVDISVFANATLRAQGTPPAQSVIFAAAKQVQTPASSSMSVYDNWRNHFNRISPSYGVIPNLGSLGAGSDYASFIHYLGITSMDIAYTYDRNKTSARIYPAYHTAFDTFDYADRFIDPGFTSHQAVARTVGNVLLRLADSLVLPLNVSDYGEKLDELYSAAAQGDFLANLTANNLSLDPLKAAIGQFKSVAADFNQRITKLKEEESPSPLQIRMVNDQIMLLERAFLNPQAFPNKYYYSHVIWASKSSDQATFPGLADAYTSALETGDWDQVQKHLTIVVQAVESAASTLEAVA, from the exons ATGAGCTGGCTGAAGATCCTAGGGGTCGTGATCGTGGGGGCCCTGCTGCTGACGGTCGGAATTCTGTTGGGCCACTTCGCCATCCCCAAAGCGGGGAATGGCCAGGGGATGCCTAACTGGGTGCAGACCGTGGGCCGGGATCTGAATGAatccctgctgcagagcttcaTGGATCAGGTGGAAAGCGGGAAGATCCGGGAGAATCTGAA GACCCTggcctcccagccccacatggctacaactaaGGGGGATGAGGAGCTTGTGAAGCTGCTGCTGAGCCGCTGGCAGGACCCGCAGATTGGTCTGGACAGCACCAGCGAGGACGTGTATGGCGCATTCCTGTCCTTCCCTGACCCACAGAGACCCAACAGCGTGGCCGTGGGTGTGTGGGCAAgtgagggctgg ATCTTCTCAACCCGGCGCAGCGAGAAGGAAGTGACAGCGGACCAGGCCCATGCAGATGTGGTTCAGCCCTATGCTGCCTACGCCCCCCCTGGGAACCCCAGG GGGAGGCTGGTCTATGCCAACCAGGGCAAGCGCAGTGATTACCAGGAGCTGGTCAACCTGGGCATCAACCTGAATGGCACCATCGCCATCACCCGCTATGGGGGGGCTGACCGTGCTGCCAAG GCAGTGAACGGGGCAGAGTTTGGTGTAGCTGGCGTGGTGGTGTATACAGACCCTGCAGACATCAATGATGGGCGGGCATCCGAGGAGGAGACCTACCCCAACTCCTGGTACTTGCCCCCCTCCGGTGTGGAGCGGGGCTCTTACAATGGGTACTTCGGGGACCTGCTTACGCCCTACTATCCTGCCAAAG AATTCACCTACAGAATCAAGGAGTCAGAGATCCAGGGGATCCCGCCAATCCCAACTCAGCCAATTGGCTTTGAAGATGCCCAGACACTAATCTG TAACCTGTCTGGCCCTGTGGCTCCTGCGTCCTGGCAGGGCTCTCTGGGCTGCTCCTATCCTGTGGGACCAGGATTCCGCACAGGGGGGCTGTTTCCCAACACCAG TGATGTCCAGGTCAACGTCTACAACCAGCGAGTCATCAAGAATTCCTCCAACGTGATGGGGTTCATCCGGGGCAGTGAGGAACCTG ACAGGTATGTCTTGTACGGCAACCACCGAGACAGCTGGGTGCACGGAGCCATCGACCCGAGCAGTGGGACGGCTGTCATGCTGGAGATCACCCGCGTGCTGGGCAAGATGCTGAAAGAAG GGAAGTGGCGCCCCAGAAGGTCCATTATCTTTGGCAGCTGGGGGGCTGAGGAGTTTGGTCTGATCGGCTCCACCGAGTACACGGAG GAATTCTACAGCAAACTGCGGGACCGGAGCGTGGCCTATATCAACGTGGACATCTCTGTCTTCG CCAACGCCACCCTGAGAGCCCAGGGGACACCGCCTGCCCAGAGTGTCATCTTTGCAGCTGCCAAGCAG GTCCAGACCCCGGCCAGTTCCTCCATGTCCGTCTATGACAACTGGAGAAACCACTTCAACCGCATCAGCCCCAGCTACGGCGTCATCCCCAA CTTAGGGTCCCTGGGTGCCGGGAGCGACTATGCCTCCTTCATCCATTACCTAGGCATCACCTCCATGGACATCGCCTACACCTATGACAGG AACAAGACATCTGCTCGGATTTACCCTGCCTACCACACGGCCTTCGATACCTTTGACTATGCTGACAGGTTCATCGACCCAG GGTTCACCAGCCACCAGGCCGTGGCCCGGACAGTCGGCAACGTGCTGCTACGGCTGGCCGACAGCCTCGTTCTCCCCCTTAATGTGAGCGACTAtggagagaagctggatgagCTGTACAGTGCGGCCGCCCAGGGGGACTTCCTGGCCAACCTCACTGCCAACAATCTCTCTCTTG ACCCTTTGAAGGCTGCGATTGGTCAGTTCAAATCGGTGGCTGCTGACTTCAACCAGCGAATAACGAAACTGAAGGAGGAGGAGTCTCCCAG tcCTCTCCAGATCCGGATGGTGAATGACCAAATAATGCTGCTGGAAAGGGCCTTCCTCAACCCCCAGGCCTTCCCCAACAAATACTATTACAG CCACGTGATCTGGGCATCCAAATCCTCTGACCAGGCCACCTTCCCAGGACTGGCCGACGCCTACACCAGTGCCCTGGAGACAGGGGACTGGGACCAAGTCCAGAAGCACCTCACCATCGTCGTGCAGGCTGTGGAGAGTGCTGCCTCCACCCTGGAAGCCGTGGCCTAA